In Alteromonas sp. V450, the following proteins share a genomic window:
- a CDS encoding PepSY-associated TM helix domain-containing protein, which yields MSVNLRRTSRNLHLWISLSIFIPVLIVVGSGLLLQVKKEFDWIQPPTQKVAAGAPALSFEQVLSTVKQIPQVNLQQWDDIDRLDVRPDKGIIKVRGKNHWEVQIDATTSNVLHIAYRRTDTIEAIHDGSWFFEGAKLWLFLPAAVLLFVLWVTGMVMLVTTLKSKYFKQHYRNRQH from the coding sequence ATGTCAGTCAATCTTCGTAGAACCAGCCGCAATCTTCACTTGTGGATATCGTTGTCTATTTTCATTCCTGTCCTGATTGTTGTTGGAAGTGGTCTACTACTACAGGTTAAAAAAGAGTTTGACTGGATCCAGCCTCCAACGCAAAAAGTAGCGGCAGGTGCGCCTGCTCTGTCCTTTGAGCAAGTGCTAAGTACCGTCAAGCAGATACCCCAGGTAAATCTGCAACAGTGGGACGATATCGACCGATTAGATGTCCGCCCAGACAAAGGAATTATTAAAGTGCGCGGTAAGAACCACTGGGAAGTGCAGATCGATGCAACAACCAGCAATGTGCTTCATATTGCTTATCGGCGCACCGATACCATCGAAGCAATTCATGATGGAAGCTGGTTTTTCGAAGGAGCCAAACTATGGCTATTTTTGCCAGCGGCAGTGCTGCTTTTTGTATTATGGGTTACAGGAATGGTTATGCTGGTTACCACATTAAAAAGTAAATACTTTAAACAACATTATAGAAATAGGCAGCACTAG